The Pyrus communis chromosome 9, drPyrComm1.1, whole genome shotgun sequence genome has a segment encoding these proteins:
- the LOC137746008 gene encoding nuclear transcription factor Y subunit C-3-like: MDPHGHNQPQSMGMVGSGAQLTYGSNPYQHNQMVGSPNPGSVSATVGAMQSASQSPGAQLAQHQLAQHQLAYQHIHQQQQQQLQQQLQTFWANQYQEIDKVTDFKNHSLPLARIKKIMKADEDVRMISAEAPVIFARACEMFILELTLRSWNHTEENKRRTLQKNDIAAAITRTDIFDFLVDIVPREDLKDEVLGSIPRGTVSVGGPADALPYCYMPPQHAPQVGAPGMMMGKPMMDPSMYAQQSNPYMSQPMWQQAPDQQQSPSDH, translated from the coding sequence ATGGATCCGCATGGGCATAACCAACCCCAATCTATGGGGATGGTAGGTAGTGGAGCTCAGTTGACATACGGTTCTAACCCGTATCAGCATAATCAAATGGTTGGGAGCCCAAATCCGGGGTCAGTTTCCGCAACAGTGGGAGCTATGCAATCCGCTAGTCAATCACCTGGAGCTCAGCTTGCGCAGCACCAGCTTGCACAGCACCAGCTTGCTTATCAGCATAtacaccagcagcagcagcagcaacttCAGCAGCAGCTGCAAACTTTCTGGGCAAACCAGTATCAAGAAATCGACAAGGTCACCGATTTCAAGAACCATAGCCTTCCCTTGGCAAGGATCAAGAAGATTATGAAGGCTGATGAGGATGTGAGAATGATATCAGCCGAGGCACCTGTGATATTTGCCAGGGCATGTGAAATGTTCATATTGGAATTAACATTGCGGTCTTGGAATCACACGGAAGAGAACAAGCGGAGGACACTCCAGAAGAATGACATTGCAGCTGCAATCACAAGGACtgatatctttgatttcttggtagACATTGTCCCAAGGGAGGATCTGAAAGATGAAGTCCTTGGGTCGATTCCGAGGGGTACAGTTTCTGTTGGGGGGCCTGCCGATGCACTTCCATACTGCTATATGCCGCCTCAGCACGCACCTCAGGTGGGGGCTCCCGGAATGATGATGGGTAAGCCTATGATGGATCCGTCTATGTATGCTCAACAGTCTAACCCCTACATGAGTCAGCCAATGTGGCAGCAGGCTCCAGACCAGCAACAGTCGCCATCAGATCATTAG
- the LOC137746130 gene encoding alpha-crystallin domain-containing protein 22.3-like isoform X2: MAAPPPSWFAGTSKTNEPDQSDPQQPKFDPTQPILLHPTPLRSEPYIPPTMDLSETTDFDAEEQMQQVMIVLPTQSTIEEKNKILETNESTIILTGAAAALAKGGPTVGSVDIGENEDSYLFRVSIPGALKEDKFSCNVDPDGKVLIQGVTTTGGKIVCRDFHVFKMKTQNLCPPGHFSVSIQLPGPVESEQKIVSLENEGILEGIVKKKLP, encoded by the exons ATGGCTGCCCCTCCGCCGTCTTG GTTCGCAGGAACAAGTAAGACTAATGAACCAGATCAATCAGATCCTCAACAACCAAAGTTTGATCCTACACAACCCATATTATTACATCCAACACCTCTCAGAAGTGAGCCTTATATTCCGCCTACAATGGATTTATCAGAAACCACAGACTTTGATGCAGAAGAACAGATGCAGCAAGTTATGATAGTTCTACCAACTCAGTCAACAATAGAAGAGAAGAATAAGATTTTGGAAACCAATGAGTCAACAATTATTTTGACTGGAGCTGCTGCTGCATTGGCAAAAGGGGGACCAACAGTAGGATCAGTTGATATTGGTGAGAACGAAGACTCATACTTATTCCGTGTCTCTATACCAGGGGCTTTGAAGGAAGACA AATTTAGTTGTAATGTTGATCCTGATGGGAAAGTATTAATACAAGGAGTAACTACGACAGGAGGGAAAATCGTATGCAGGGATTTCCATGTCTTTAAGATGAAGACGCAAAATCTGTGCCCACCAGGTCATTTCTCTGTCTCGATCCAGCTTCCTGGTCCAGTTGAAAGCGAGCAAAAAATTGTCTCTCTTGAGAATGAGGGGATTTTGGAGGGCATTGTGAAGAAAAAATTACCATAA
- the LOC137746130 gene encoding alpha-crystallin domain-containing protein 22.3-like isoform X3, with product MEGCFLSVVLKDPAQSSYALVYLRENGKPNCLSFFLSSSSLLWFSLVFAKMPFRFAGTSKTNEPDQSDPQQPKFDPTQPILLHPTPLRSEPYIPPTMDLSETTDFDAEEQMQQVMIVLPTQSTIEEKNKILETNESTIILTGAAAALAKGGPTVGSVDIGENEDSYLFRVSIPGALKEDSEI from the exons ATGGAAGGATGTTTTTTAAGTGTTGTACTAAAAGATCCAGCCCAATCCTCATATGCCCTTGTTTATTTAAGAGAAAACGGAAAACCTAATTGCCTAagtttcttcctctcttcttctagTTTGCTCTGGTTCTCCCTTGTTTTTGCCAAAATGCCGTTTAG GTTCGCAGGAACAAGTAAGACTAATGAACCAGATCAATCAGATCCTCAACAACCAAAGTTTGATCCTACACAACCCATATTATTACATCCAACACCTCTCAGAAGTGAGCCTTATATTCCGCCTACAATGGATTTATCAGAAACCACAGACTTTGATGCAGAAGAACAGATGCAGCAAGTTATGATAGTTCTACCAACTCAGTCAACAATAGAAGAGAAGAATAAGATTTTGGAAACCAATGAGTCAACAATTATTTTGACTGGAGCTGCTGCTGCATTGGCAAAAGGGGGACCAACAGTAGGATCAGTTGATATTGGTGAGAACGAAGACTCATACTTATTCCGTGTCTCTATACCAGGGGCTTTGAAGGAAGACAGTGA AATTTAG
- the LOC137746130 gene encoding alpha-crystallin domain-containing protein 22.3-like isoform X1, whose product MEGCFLSVVLKDPAQSSYALVYLRENGKPNCLSFFLSSSSLLWFSLVFAKMPFRFAGTSKTNEPDQSDPQQPKFDPTQPILLHPTPLRSEPYIPPTMDLSETTDFDAEEQMQQVMIVLPTQSTIEEKNKILETNESTIILTGAAAALAKGGPTVGSVDIGENEDSYLFRVSIPGALKEDKFSCNVDPDGKVLIQGVTTTGGKIVCRDFHVFKMKTQNLCPPGHFSVSIQLPGPVESEQKIVSLENEGILEGIVKKKLP is encoded by the exons ATGGAAGGATGTTTTTTAAGTGTTGTACTAAAAGATCCAGCCCAATCCTCATATGCCCTTGTTTATTTAAGAGAAAACGGAAAACCTAATTGCCTAagtttcttcctctcttcttctagTTTGCTCTGGTTCTCCCTTGTTTTTGCCAAAATGCCGTTTAG GTTCGCAGGAACAAGTAAGACTAATGAACCAGATCAATCAGATCCTCAACAACCAAAGTTTGATCCTACACAACCCATATTATTACATCCAACACCTCTCAGAAGTGAGCCTTATATTCCGCCTACAATGGATTTATCAGAAACCACAGACTTTGATGCAGAAGAACAGATGCAGCAAGTTATGATAGTTCTACCAACTCAGTCAACAATAGAAGAGAAGAATAAGATTTTGGAAACCAATGAGTCAACAATTATTTTGACTGGAGCTGCTGCTGCATTGGCAAAAGGGGGACCAACAGTAGGATCAGTTGATATTGGTGAGAACGAAGACTCATACTTATTCCGTGTCTCTATACCAGGGGCTTTGAAGGAAGACA AATTTAGTTGTAATGTTGATCCTGATGGGAAAGTATTAATACAAGGAGTAACTACGACAGGAGGGAAAATCGTATGCAGGGATTTCCATGTCTTTAAGATGAAGACGCAAAATCTGTGCCCACCAGGTCATTTCTCTGTCTCGATCCAGCTTCCTGGTCCAGTTGAAAGCGAGCAAAAAATTGTCTCTCTTGAGAATGAGGGGATTTTGGAGGGCATTGTGAAGAAAAAATTACCATAA
- the LOC137744076 gene encoding putative pentatricopeptide repeat-containing protein At3g05240, with product MKKHQKTILSLLEKCRSMSELKQIHGLMITTSVVNNVIQLSRLIDFCTNSEARDLGYAKNVFRQISQPSVYIWNSMIRGYSNSENPVESLIMYREMLQRGYLPDNFTFPFVLRSCSVIADYRYGKCVHNCIVKTGYGLEVYGSTCLLRMYASCADMESALKVFDIIPKWNVVAWTSLISGFVNNSRAIEAIKVFKDMELHNVQPNEITMVHVVVACARSRDIDTGKLVHSRIRQLGFDPFGSSFNFNVVLATALLDMYAKCGSLRTARDLFNKMAQKNLVTWNSMISAYNQYGRAEEAINLFSDMWIAGFVPDKTTFLGVIGACARLGALAFGRSLHSYVSKTSMGKDTTIGTALVDMYAKIGDAGSARRIFENLQKKDVMAWTSMIICLATHGHGMEALHAFRNMQEDASVIPDQITYIGVLSACSHIGLVEEGQRHFASMVNLYGIKPTVDHYCCMVDLLSRAGRFDEAMRLLEEMPIQPNVAVWGALLNGCEIHENVDLADKVRRYITEMEPHGSGVYVLLSNIYARAGRWQEVNRVRELMKNRNIAKNLGHSSVEMELLSS from the coding sequence ATGAAGAAACACCAGAAAACCATTCTCTCACTCTTGGAAAAATGCAGAAGCATGAGTGAATTGAAACAAATACATGGGCTGATGATCACCACCTCAGTTGTTAACAATGTAATCCAGTTAAGTAGGCTTATTGATTTTTGTACCAATTCCGAGGCCAGAGACCTCGGCTACGCGAAGAATGTTTTCCGGCAGATCAGTCAGCCTAGTGTCTACATCTGGAACTCAATGATCAGAGGCTACTCCAATAGTGAGAACCCGGTTGAGTCTTTGATTATGTACAGGGAAATGCTGCAAAGGGGTTACTTGCCCGACAATTTTACTTTCCCGTTCGTGCTTAGATCGTGTTCTGTGATCGCTGATTACCGTTATGGAAAATGTGTTCATAACTGCATTGTGAAAACTGGGTATGGGTTGGAGGTCTATGGCTCTACTTGTTTGCTTAGAATGTATGCTTCCTGCGCAGATATGGAATCTGCACTCAAGGTGTTTGATATTATTCCCAAGTGGAATGTAGTTGCTTGGACTAGTTTGATTTCCGGGTTTGTTAATAACAGTCGGGCTATCGAGGCTATAAAGGTGTTCAAGGATATGGAACTTCACAATGTACAGCCTAATGAGATCACCATGGTGCATGTTGTAGTCGCTTGTGCACGAAGTAGGGATATTGATACAGGAAAGTTGGTTCACAGTCGTATTCGCCAACTAGGGTTTGATCCATTTGGTTCAAGTTTTAACTTTAATGTAGTTCTTGCAACTGCCTTATTAGATATGTACGCAAAATGTGGCAGCTTGAGAACTGCAAGGGATCTGTTCAACAAAATGGCTCAAAAAAACTTGGTTACCTGGAATTCAATGATTAGTGCTTATAATCAGTATGGCCGGGCTGAGGAGGCAATCAATCTCTTTTCTGATATGTGGATTGCTGGTTTTGTTCCAGACAAAACTACCTTTCTAGGTGTAATAGGTGCTTGTGCGCGGTTGGGGGCTTTGGCATTCGGACGAAGTCTTCATTCATATGTATCGAAAACTAGCATGGGCAAAGATACTACAATCGGGACTGCCTTAGTTGACATGTATGCTAAAATTGGAGATGCAGGAAGTGCTCGAAGAATTTTTGAGAACTTGCAGAAGAAAGATGTGATGGCATGGACTAGCATGATTATCTGTTTAGCTACGCATGGACACGGTATGGAAGCGCTACATGCATTTAGAAACATGCAAGAGGATGCTAGTGTTATTCCAGACCAGATCACTTACATTGGGGTTTTATCGGCATGTAGCCATATCGGTCTTGTAGAGGAGGGTCAGAGACATTTTGCCTCAATGGTAAATCTTTACGGCATAAAGCCGACTGTGGATCATTATTGCTGCATGGTTGATCTTCTGAGTCGAGCAGGCCGCTTTGATGAGGCGATGAGACTGCTGGAAGAGATGCCGATCCAACCCAATGTTGCTGTCTGGGGAGCTCTCTTGAACGGCTGCGAgatacatgaaaatgttgatcTAGCTGACAAAGTGAGAAGATATATAACAGAGATGGAACCTCATGGCAGTGGAGTTTATGTTCTGCTGTCCAATATATACGCTAGGGCTGGTCGATGGCAGGAAGTAAATCGGGTTAGAGAACTGATGAAAAACAGGAATATTGCCAAAAATCTAGGGCATAGTTCGGTCGAAATGGAGTTGTTAAGTTCATAA
- the LOC137745467 gene encoding uncharacterized protein → MQLILHFQSQPVLAKQSLCFSHPFVKTKTSLPSNLFAPKSPIFTIPLSLYHQIQTHNPILCARKNKRRNGSQRLTRLLLQLMPAIVSNFKILPQPLDLVVEEFCSGDGSGGGLGIWKGFGGGGDGFGRKGKRKSLLLFLLYGVLVICGLGLLFGGDVESNVVFCGLGFGLSGVAMVQWWDKIGIFAIFFGGVLVGLGFQREELQKLGLKIRAFCPAMETVTGRTRRRSGRRAF, encoded by the coding sequence ATGCAGCTGATCCTTCACTTCCAATCTCAACCGGTCCTCGCCAAGCAATCTCTTTGCTTCTCCCACCCATTTGTTAAAACCAAAACTTCGCTTCCAAGCAATCTCTTTGCTCCAAAATCTCCAATTTTTACCATTCCACTCTCACTCTATCATCAAATCCAGACCCACAATCCAATTCTATGTGCGAGGAAGAACAAACGCCGCAATGGGTCTCAAAGATTAACAAGATTGCTGCTCCAATTGATGCCGGCCATCGTATCGAACTTCAAGATACTGCCTCAGCCGCTGGATCTGGTTGTTGAAGAATTCTGCAGTGGAGACGGCAGTGGAGGGGGTCTGGGGATCTGGAAGGGGTTCGGAGGCGGCGGCGATGGGTTcggaagaaaaggaaagaggaaGTCTTTGTTGCTGTTTCTGTTATATGGGGTTCTGGTGATTTGTGGGTTGGGATTGCTGTTTGGAGGAGATGTTGAAAGCAATGTGGTTTTCTGCGGATTGGGATTTGGGCTCTCTGGGGTTGCTATGGTTCAGTGGTGGGACAAGATCGGTATTTTTGCTATCTTTTTTGGGGGTGTTTTGGTGGGTCTAGGGTTTCAGAGAGAGGAATTGCAGAAATTGGGTTTGAAGATTAGGGCTTTTTGTCCCGCAATGGAAACTGTTACTgggagaacaagaagaagaagtggaagaagagcATTCTga